In Leptospira congkakensis, one DNA window encodes the following:
- a CDS encoding UpxY family transcription antiterminator: MSETNPPIEESAWYIVYTKPRAEKKLSLLLKKYHLENYLPIRKERKKWTDRFKWIHVPILPSYIFVHIVFWRDKNKVLQLPGSHHFVFHKGQPATVSQNDLDILEEGLQKYSESLKANPESVLEKGKMVRIISGPLQGKTMEILKVKNKTLVVLRIPGVETAFSYEIKVDSLAWEELLA, from the coding sequence ATGTCCGAGACTAATCCCCCCATAGAAGAAAGTGCTTGGTACATTGTGTATACCAAACCCCGAGCGGAAAAGAAACTCAGTTTACTTCTAAAAAAATATCATCTAGAGAACTACCTTCCCATCCGCAAAGAACGAAAAAAATGGACGGATCGTTTTAAATGGATCCATGTCCCAATCCTACCTTCTTATATTTTTGTTCATATTGTCTTCTGGCGGGATAAAAATAAAGTCCTCCAATTACCTGGCTCCCATCATTTTGTATTTCATAAGGGACAACCAGCGACCGTTTCACAAAATGATTTAGACATTTTGGAAGAAGGTCTGCAGAAGTATTCAGAGTCTTTAAAGGCAAACCCTGAATCCGTTTTGGAAAAAGGAAAAATGGTTCGTATCATCAGTGGACCATTACAAGGGAAAACGATGGAAATTTTAAAAGTTAAAAACAAAACCTTAGTAGTCCTAAGGATTCCAGGAGTGGAAACTGCGTTTTCTTATGAAATCAAAGTGGATAGTTTGGCCTGGGAGGAATTACTCGCATGA
- a CDS encoding peptidoglycan recognition protein family protein, whose protein sequence is MRENFKKRFRDRIKGVYGSKSLVLDLFLNPLCQKLVKLSLIFLIFTGCIGIFRRAPDYPSIRIQGLVSYNELESVKNVKWSSLSKSRDPKSVSAIILHNSGKRKFPDFLKLSVDNQFMFHVYVDSEGNIFGDPEFLNHEWSAAPGIDLESIHLVYEGTQETLYNNRKQRGALNQVISYLTEELNIPKSNYDVISKKGVFTHNQTKRRFGGFVDFSPCGSELALKQILSEIDGKYYEEDDWKDRFVTGWVLKKENKDILKETFKPTNGRGITKPEKISFTYLEKDEKGYPPEEYRVKYTFRGKIKPSCVVLHYTAISEYFKSLRTLEARNLTASIMIDNNGKAYQLVDVLEDRAAAATGTNDNCIQIEIIAKDTEELLKQPEQIQTVKNLVTELTTKYKIPLSNEKLEDLSGVFSHTQAKKKWGGSIFLNAKDFDPGEDYMEMILNSIGGKYYSEPEWKNRKSIDWAILYRNFQP, encoded by the coding sequence TTGAGAGAAAACTTTAAGAAACGATTTCGCGATAGGATAAAGGGTGTATACGGCTCCAAGTCACTTGTCCTTGATTTATTTTTGAACCCATTGTGTCAGAAACTTGTAAAATTATCACTCATTTTCCTTATTTTTACTGGATGTATTGGTATTTTTCGAAGGGCCCCCGACTATCCATCCATTCGCATCCAAGGTTTGGTATCTTATAACGAACTAGAGTCGGTAAAGAATGTAAAATGGAGTTCTCTCTCCAAATCACGAGACCCAAAATCAGTTTCCGCCATCATACTTCACAATTCGGGAAAACGTAAGTTCCCTGATTTCTTGAAACTATCCGTTGATAACCAATTTATGTTTCATGTTTATGTGGACTCAGAAGGAAATATCTTTGGAGATCCCGAGTTTTTAAATCATGAATGGTCGGCCGCACCGGGAATCGATTTAGAATCCATCCATCTCGTTTATGAAGGAACTCAAGAAACTCTCTACAACAACCGAAAACAACGCGGCGCCTTAAACCAAGTCATTTCTTATCTGACAGAAGAACTAAACATTCCCAAATCCAATTACGATGTAATCTCTAAAAAAGGAGTATTTACTCATAATCAAACCAAACGAAGGTTTGGCGGATTTGTAGATTTTTCTCCTTGTGGAAGTGAACTCGCACTCAAACAAATTCTTTCTGAAATCGATGGAAAATATTATGAGGAAGATGATTGGAAAGATCGTTTTGTTACTGGTTGGGTTTTAAAAAAAGAAAACAAAGATATTTTAAAAGAAACTTTCAAACCTACCAATGGTAGAGGAATCACCAAACCAGAAAAAATATCTTTTACATATCTTGAGAAAGATGAGAAAGGTTATCCTCCTGAAGAATACCGTGTTAAGTATACCTTCCGAGGAAAAATCAAACCTAGCTGTGTGGTTTTACACTACACTGCCATTTCGGAATACTTTAAATCCCTTCGTACACTCGAAGCACGTAACCTAACCGCATCCATCATGATCGATAATAACGGAAAGGCCTATCAATTGGTAGATGTTTTAGAAGATAGAGCCGCGGCTGCTACGGGTACAAACGACAACTGCATCCAAATCGAAATCATTGCCAAAGATACAGAAGAGCTACTCAAACAACCCGAACAAATCCAAACAGTAAAAAATCTGGTGACGGAACTCACTACCAAATACAAAATTCCACTTTCTAACGAAAAATTAGAAGATTTGTCAGGTGTTTTTAGCCATACCCAAGCCAAGAAAAAGTGGGGTGGTTCCATTTTCCTAAACGCAAAAGACTTTGATCCAGGCGAAGACTATATGGAAATGATCCTAAATTCGATTGGTGGCAAATACTATAGCGAACCAGAATGGAAAAATCGAAAGTCTATCGATTGGGCCATTTTATATCGTAATTTTCAACCTTAA
- a CDS encoding GMC family oxidoreductase N-terminal domain-containing protein has translation MGIPVFNEKIITPKKHAEIIKENKIENGTWELNADVVIIGSGAGGAVAASELARNGWKVVLIEEGSYFTPAQFNSDEFISQARLYRDAGFIVTEEQTLSILQGKSIGGSTTVNWQTSLYPPDYVTNEWSERFGWQGYSREEMDSYVSEVHERLGVHEVPDNLVNANNNVLRVGGKKIGLTPQVLRNNNRGCIGLGRCGLGCPINAKQSAFLTWIPDAIEAGAIVVSNMRAAKIKEGKIKTVVAEFTPDAYETAPKEVIQIMEISAPVVIVSAGAIEGPALLQRSGIGNGWVGRNLKVHPTSTIFGKFDSEIKMFQGPPQSIVIKDGHNQNGTGYGFWLEAAPYRPTLASSLVPFYGKQQFDVMKDFTKYNAGIVLVRDGADGEANASVKYSLGRRKVYFELTPTDGLNMLRGLKALAEVTVAAGAKELIFPFTRFTEPYKVTGNDNFDWILKESTKPGDLTVGSAHPHGSIQSANDPEKGAVDLNLEIYGHKNIFVMDASVYPTGLSVNPQITTMSIVLRASRNLASQKEERTKI, from the coding sequence ATGGGAATTCCTGTTTTTAACGAAAAAATCATCACACCAAAAAAACACGCAGAGATCATCAAAGAAAACAAAATTGAAAATGGAACTTGGGAACTGAATGCCGATGTTGTCATCATTGGTTCTGGTGCCGGTGGAGCCGTTGCGGCCAGTGAACTTGCTAGAAATGGTTGGAAAGTAGTCCTCATTGAAGAGGGAAGTTACTTTACCCCTGCACAGTTCAATTCTGATGAATTCATCTCGCAAGCAAGGCTCTACAGGGATGCCGGCTTTATTGTAACCGAAGAACAAACGTTATCGATTTTACAAGGGAAGTCCATCGGTGGATCCACAACTGTCAATTGGCAAACCTCACTTTATCCTCCTGACTATGTGACGAATGAATGGAGTGAACGATTTGGATGGCAAGGTTATTCCCGTGAAGAAATGGATTCTTATGTTTCGGAAGTCCATGAAAGATTGGGTGTGCATGAAGTTCCAGATAACTTAGTGAATGCGAATAACAATGTACTTCGTGTTGGTGGAAAAAAAATTGGCCTCACTCCACAGGTGCTTCGCAATAACAACCGAGGTTGTATTGGACTTGGTCGTTGTGGACTTGGTTGTCCTATCAATGCAAAACAATCTGCATTTCTAACTTGGATTCCCGATGCGATTGAAGCGGGTGCGATTGTTGTTTCGAATATGCGAGCGGCAAAAATCAAAGAAGGAAAAATCAAAACGGTTGTAGCTGAGTTTACTCCTGATGCATATGAAACAGCTCCCAAAGAAGTCATCCAAATCATGGAAATCAGTGCTCCTGTTGTGATCGTGAGTGCTGGTGCCATTGAAGGTCCTGCTCTTTTGCAAAGGAGTGGGATTGGGAATGGATGGGTGGGTAGAAATCTAAAAGTCCATCCTACATCGACCATCTTTGGAAAATTTGATTCCGAAATCAAAATGTTCCAAGGCCCACCACAATCCATTGTGATCAAAGACGGTCACAATCAAAATGGAACTGGTTACGGATTTTGGTTGGAAGCGGCGCCTTACCGACCTACACTTGCTTCTTCCCTCGTTCCCTTTTACGGCAAACAACAATTTGATGTGATGAAGGATTTTACCAAATACAACGCTGGGATTGTTCTTGTTCGTGATGGAGCGGATGGAGAAGCCAACGCAAGTGTGAAGTATAGTTTGGGTAGACGAAAGGTTTATTTTGAACTAACACCTACAGACGGTCTCAATATGTTACGTGGATTAAAAGCCCTTGCGGAAGTGACAGTTGCTGCCGGAGCCAAAGAACTCATTTTTCCATTCACTCGGTTTACAGAACCATACAAAGTCACAGGTAATGACAACTTTGATTGGATTTTGAAAGAAAGTACAAAACCAGGGGATCTAACGGTTGGTTCGGCGCATCCGCATGGTTCCATCCAGTCAGCAAATGATCCCGAAAAGGGTGCAGTTGATTTAAATTTGGAAATTTATGGTCATAAAAACATATTTGTCATGGATGCCTCAGTTTACCCTACAGGACTTTCGGTGAATCCACAAATAACGACGATGAGTATCGTTCTCAGAGCCTCGAGAAATCTGGCCTCACAAAAAGAAGAAAGAACGAAGATCTAA
- a CDS encoding type I 3-dehydroquinate dehydratase: MPDSYKIVASVGEDDLRHLQKKDVKDVDIIEVRLDLFSRNYIQKEMKKKLKALGLPVLFTYRRAEDSSVRSYVKLFHEDVEGILKDFNDNANYLDIELNREDTIFRNYETLNYRIIYSYHSFKKSILANEMTNFINKAKPVKKKNPIFKFAITPEDIEETADFLNDIKLLSKSNTMIGICMGELGLISRVFGDKFHSSFTYMTLGEPKAPGQISVDTFKKLRADLFKSPGSGKDSKED; this comes from the coding sequence ATGCCAGATTCCTATAAGATCGTTGCTTCTGTTGGTGAAGACGACCTTCGCCATTTACAAAAAAAAGATGTAAAAGATGTCGATATCATCGAAGTTCGATTGGATCTTTTTTCGAGAAATTACATCCAAAAAGAAATGAAAAAAAAGCTGAAGGCACTCGGTCTTCCCGTTCTATTCACATATAGAAGAGCAGAAGATAGTAGTGTTCGGTCTTATGTAAAACTTTTCCATGAAGATGTGGAAGGAATCCTGAAAGATTTTAATGACAATGCCAACTATCTAGACATTGAATTGAATCGTGAAGATACCATCTTTCGCAATTACGAAACTCTAAACTATAGAATCATTTATTCCTATCATTCTTTTAAAAAGTCTATCCTTGCGAATGAAATGACCAATTTCATTAACAAAGCAAAACCCGTAAAAAAGAAAAACCCAATCTTCAAGTTTGCAATCACGCCAGAAGACATTGAAGAAACCGCCGATTTTTTAAACGATATCAAACTTTTATCTAAATCAAATACAATGATTGGAATTTGTATGGGTGAACTTGGGCTCATATCTCGCGTTTTTGGAGATAAATTTCATTCTTCATTCACCTATATGACGTTAGGCGAACCAAAAGCTCCTGGGCAAATTTCAGTAGATACCTTTAAAAAATTAAGAGCCGATTTGTTTAAAAGTCCAGGTTCCGGAAAAGATTCAAAAGAAGATTAG
- a CDS encoding KpsF/GutQ family sugar-phosphate isomerase, producing the protein MKEKDTISIVKQALDDEISSLVHFRDQLDPSVKDCIDLILNSTGKVIVTGVGKSGDIAKKISHTLSSTGTSAYFLHPTDASHGDSGIVGPDDVVLAIGKSGESEELNYILPTLRKIGAKIVGITANAKSKLASLSDVVIITPVLKEACPLDLAPTSSTTIALVLGDAIAVALMELKNFQANDFALYHPAGRLGKRLSLFLSDVMRKGERNASIPLNANLETILKEITEKGIGATGVVDSNSKLVGLITDYDIRKYLTKNTLLPSVTAKEMMNVNPNSFRPEEKAYDVLIKMEGRERPISVAPVVDEKGFFVGMISLHDLLQKGL; encoded by the coding sequence ATGAAAGAAAAAGATACAATATCAATCGTAAAACAAGCACTAGATGATGAAATTTCATCTCTCGTTCACTTCCGTGACCAATTAGATCCTTCTGTCAAAGACTGTATCGATCTAATTTTAAATTCAACAGGGAAAGTCATTGTAACAGGCGTTGGTAAATCAGGTGATATCGCCAAAAAAATTTCTCATACACTTTCTTCGACAGGAACTTCGGCTTATTTTTTACACCCTACTGATGCCTCTCACGGGGACTCAGGAATTGTTGGGCCCGATGATGTTGTTCTTGCCATCGGCAAAAGTGGAGAATCAGAAGAACTCAATTACATTCTTCCTACACTTCGCAAAATTGGTGCCAAAATTGTTGGGATCACTGCTAACGCCAAATCAAAATTAGCTTCTCTTTCCGACGTAGTCATCATCACTCCTGTTTTAAAAGAAGCCTGCCCTTTGGATTTAGCTCCTACTTCCAGTACAACGATTGCACTAGTTCTCGGAGATGCCATTGCCGTGGCTCTTATGGAACTTAAGAATTTTCAAGCCAATGATTTTGCTTTATACCATCCAGCAGGTAGACTGGGGAAACGCCTTTCCTTGTTTTTATCTGATGTTATGCGAAAGGGAGAAAGAAATGCTTCCATTCCTCTAAATGCCAATTTAGAAACCATTCTCAAAGAAATTACTGAAAAAGGGATTGGTGCCACAGGAGTTGTGGATTCAAATTCCAAATTAGTTGGTCTCATTACCGATTATGACATCCGCAAATATCTGACCAAAAATACGCTATTACCGAGTGTCACGGCAAAGGAAATGATGAATGTTAATCCAAATAGTTTCCGACCAGAAGAAAAAGCTTATGATGTTCTCATCAAAATGGAAGGCCGCGAGAGACCGATCTCTGTAGCTCCCGTTGTGGATGAAAAGGGTTTCTTTGTGGGAATGATATCCCTTCACGATTTATTACAAAAAGGACTTTAA
- a CDS encoding tetratricopeptide repeat protein, whose product MESVRKYLSLVFIFVIFQPTLFAIDSDAMKEGKKAFSKKAYGEAIKKFTKHADSHPQDGEAYMYLGYIYEYKKDYPKSIQNFRRAADLDLDKDQRKTVLLKLALFFNYHQDWNLSATYSSRYLKYDPKNEEVQKIYNRAVGNKGNPSSTHTYSHPTKVETKPIEPKHSEIKKDSSKKPEEVSEAGETTKPSESYEQLLANQPHLEDVRWDYVLSLFDEKKYDKAEANLKILIEKNPSRSRYHYKLGIVKLRQDDPKSAIESFERAKKNPFSKDTNVFLYYVYLNEGFAFQKLAEIDKAETSFQQAYKQLQKDPPLLALARLYEQKSDWENCISSADKALSLNPNQVESHMFRFVCMFEAGKRTKKFDTSFAKYSEFIDSKFSDLTQTPEKYQVGFIKLARRYTETNAFDKAEIYFSVLEKDPARAESREFLFYRGRNYFYSGKVDSAISILQKVTGSSSGHYLLARCYSKKGDLAKTKEQFKLAADLKPEYWTSESLEKDFKEVWKDSSFREFIGTKAGTVSAQVQP is encoded by the coding sequence TTGGAATCCGTGCGGAAATATCTTTCCTTAGTTTTTATCTTTGTAATCTTTCAACCTACACTCTTCGCAATTGATAGTGATGCGATGAAGGAAGGAAAAAAGGCTTTTTCAAAAAAAGCCTATGGCGAAGCGATTAAAAAATTTACAAAACACGCCGACTCACACCCGCAAGACGGTGAGGCTTATATGTATTTGGGTTATATCTATGAATATAAAAAAGATTATCCCAAATCCATTCAAAACTTTAGAAGAGCAGCCGATTTGGATTTGGACAAAGACCAAAGAAAAACTGTCCTTCTCAAACTTGCTCTATTTTTTAATTACCACCAAGACTGGAATTTATCAGCAACATACTCTTCTCGATATCTGAAATACGATCCTAAAAATGAAGAGGTTCAAAAGATTTACAATCGCGCTGTGGGAAACAAAGGGAATCCTTCATCCACACATACGTATTCGCATCCAACAAAAGTAGAAACGAAGCCCATAGAGCCGAAACATTCGGAGATTAAAAAGGACAGTTCTAAAAAACCAGAAGAAGTTTCAGAAGCGGGAGAAACGACAAAACCAAGTGAATCCTATGAACAACTTTTGGCAAACCAACCCCACCTAGAAGATGTTCGTTGGGATTATGTTTTGTCTTTGTTTGATGAAAAAAAATACGATAAAGCGGAAGCCAATCTTAAAATCCTAATCGAAAAAAATCCATCTAGATCCAGATACCATTACAAACTAGGGATAGTCAAACTAAGACAGGATGATCCAAAGTCTGCGATTGAATCTTTTGAACGGGCTAAAAAAAATCCATTTTCCAAAGACACTAATGTATTTTTATACTATGTATATTTGAATGAAGGATTCGCCTTTCAAAAGTTAGCCGAAATTGATAAAGCAGAAACATCTTTCCAACAAGCTTACAAACAATTACAAAAAGACCCTCCGCTTTTGGCTTTGGCAAGGTTGTACGAACAAAAATCGGATTGGGAAAATTGTATTTCCTCTGCTGACAAAGCTTTGTCACTCAATCCAAACCAAGTAGAATCTCATATGTTTCGTTTTGTTTGTATGTTTGAAGCAGGCAAAAGAACAAAAAAATTTGACACAAGCTTTGCCAAGTATTCTGAATTTATTGATTCGAAATTTTCGGACCTGACACAAACTCCAGAAAAATACCAAGTTGGATTTATCAAACTGGCAAGGCGGTACACGGAGACCAATGCCTTTGACAAAGCAGAAATCTATTTTTCAGTTTTAGAAAAAGATCCGGCTCGGGCAGAATCTCGGGAATTTTTGTTCTATCGTGGGCGTAATTATTTTTATTCAGGGAAAGTGGACTCTGCCATTTCTATCCTTCAAAAAGTAACAGGTTCTTCCTCGGGTCATTACCTTCTTGCTAGATGTTATTCCAAAAAGGGAGATCTCGCGAAAACCAAAGAACAGTTTAAGTTGGCTGCCGACTTAAAACCAGAGTATTGGACTTCTGAATCTTTGGAAAAAGATTTTAAAGAGGTTTGGAAGGATTCTTCCTTTCGAGAATTTATCGGAACAAAAGCGGGTACTGTGAGTGCCCAAGTCCAACCATAA
- a CDS encoding LIC_10042 family TonB-like protein, translated as MHILFEGPKYKALWITFGLHLLLLLALVSYNLQSDIDSPLLHLTEGGAVPSIRLQFSSGFGNSAPSSSPNSSTNDGTKTLEEEITEFQNCLSYPALALEQKLEDVCVYKLSVREDGSLEKIAVVTACRYEVFDLQVRRQLADWQFQYSKGKDFVLPIRFRLDVRD; from the coding sequence ATGCACATCCTCTTTGAAGGTCCGAAATACAAAGCACTTTGGATAACTTTTGGATTGCATCTCTTATTACTTTTGGCTCTCGTCAGCTATAACCTTCAAAGTGACATAGATTCGCCTCTTCTCCACCTGACAGAAGGTGGGGCGGTTCCTTCCATTCGATTGCAATTTTCTTCCGGATTCGGAAATTCAGCGCCCTCATCCTCCCCCAATTCCTCGACAAACGACGGAACCAAAACCCTGGAAGAGGAAATCACTGAATTTCAAAACTGCCTGAGTTATCCTGCCCTAGCCTTGGAACAGAAATTAGAGGATGTTTGTGTGTACAAACTTTCTGTAAGAGAAGATGGTTCCCTAGAAAAAATTGCAGTGGTCACAGCATGTAGGTATGAGGTCTTTGATTTACAGGTGCGTCGGCAACTCGCCGATTGGCAGTTTCAATATTCCAAAGGTAAAGATTTTGTTCTACCCATTAGGTTCCGTTTAGATGTCCGAGACTAA
- the pepN gene encoding aminopeptidase N encodes MKKLLQIFTLLPFVLLLDCRLKKPVYHLTQSEAESRFEIVEDIHYELDVHLTSGDSFTGKVKIQFLGKKLKDLRLDYYQGKIKSIVLNEENLTNLPYENGHIQLPSNHLMIGNNTLTVEFETPYAKTGNGLHKFTDPDDKEVYLYSQFEAFHANKMFPCFDQPDLKATFQLNATVPKNWKVISTTLPNGQSKGTNPDEISFSFPESAKISTYVFSLHAGPYQVWEDNFESIPLRLFVRKSLAKYVDPKDWFTFTKEGFAFFNSYFGIPYPFLKYDQIIVPEFNFGAMENVGAVTFSERFVSRAPMTRSQRENLSDVVLHEMAHMWFGNLVTMRWWNGLWLNESFATYMASLAQAKNSEFKETWISFFEKMKQWAYDEDSYITNHPVEAKVSDTEEAFTQFDGITYGKGASVLKQLVYFIGEEAFQRGVQNYLRKYSYSNSTLTDFLKELEFASGFPMKKWSKDWLETKGTNQIELTTVCAENQLYWKIVQSAPGLENKLRDHKTILGLYYFDKPNKQLSFEEFPVIYSGRSSNAIFQVKTCPDYSFINAEDHDFAIWKWTDPNKENLEYVLEYDTDPMRKLILWTDYFRQVQLANITFDEFKDTAIRLYPKESDTKIKRWILSRVAGDNGSTYVTSRFWFPEEKRIRDFDSLQSFLWEELNKTKPGSDEQRYLFVSLIDSTYSKAAKKRLYDFLENKLSVNGLKIDQDLRWNLIVKLSSLETDRTQIQSIIDREKKVDPSSRGVNSSLAAEGAEPNRTVKDKWIKILLNPKSSQYSSSTLRVVSYSLFPESQKDIQLSFLDTYFDALDSFNRGEDENYLDAFAKSLAPDFCTDETLLILKKFTGNHPKLPAPVKKTLLKQIDSEKKCIQMKNKHKELINN; translated from the coding sequence ATGAAAAAACTTTTACAAATTTTTACCTTACTTCCCTTTGTTTTGCTTTTGGATTGCCGTCTCAAAAAACCGGTTTACCACCTAACGCAATCGGAAGCCGAATCTCGGTTCGAAATCGTCGAAGACATTCATTACGAATTGGATGTTCATTTAACTTCAGGAGATAGTTTTACAGGAAAGGTCAAAATTCAATTTTTGGGAAAAAAACTCAAAGACCTACGGTTGGATTATTACCAAGGGAAAATCAAAAGTATTGTTCTAAACGAAGAAAATCTCACAAATCTTCCTTACGAAAATGGTCATATCCAATTGCCATCAAACCATTTGATGATTGGAAATAACACTCTCACTGTTGAATTTGAAACACCTTATGCAAAAACGGGAAACGGTCTTCATAAATTCACTGATCCCGATGATAAAGAAGTGTATTTGTATTCTCAATTCGAAGCATTCCATGCGAACAAAATGTTCCCTTGTTTTGACCAACCCGATTTAAAAGCTACATTCCAACTCAATGCAACTGTTCCTAAAAATTGGAAGGTCATTTCCACAACACTACCCAATGGCCAATCCAAAGGAACCAACCCCGATGAAATTTCGTTTTCTTTTCCAGAGTCGGCAAAAATTTCAACCTATGTTTTTTCTCTCCACGCAGGCCCTTACCAAGTTTGGGAAGATAACTTTGAATCCATCCCTTTAAGATTATTTGTTAGAAAGTCTCTCGCAAAATATGTAGATCCAAAAGACTGGTTTACCTTTACCAAAGAAGGATTTGCTTTTTTTAATTCTTATTTTGGAATCCCTTACCCCTTCTTAAAATATGATCAGATCATCGTTCCAGAGTTTAATTTTGGAGCCATGGAAAATGTTGGGGCCGTAACTTTTTCGGAACGTTTTGTATCTCGCGCACCAATGACAAGATCCCAAAGAGAAAATCTTTCTGATGTTGTTTTACACGAAATGGCACATATGTGGTTTGGAAACCTGGTCACCATGCGTTGGTGGAATGGACTTTGGCTTAACGAAAGTTTTGCGACCTATATGGCAAGCCTAGCCCAAGCAAAAAATTCCGAATTCAAAGAAACTTGGATTAGTTTTTTTGAAAAAATGAAACAATGGGCTTACGATGAAGATAGTTATATTACCAACCATCCAGTAGAAGCAAAAGTTTCTGACACGGAAGAAGCTTTCACTCAATTTGATGGAATCACTTATGGGAAAGGAGCTTCAGTCCTCAAACAGTTAGTTTATTTTATTGGAGAAGAAGCCTTCCAACGTGGAGTACAAAACTACCTTCGTAAATATTCATATTCAAATTCGACACTGACTGACTTTTTAAAAGAGTTGGAATTTGCGAGTGGTTTCCCAATGAAAAAATGGTCTAAAGATTGGTTGGAAACCAAAGGAACCAACCAAATTGAACTAACAACCGTTTGTGCCGAAAACCAATTGTATTGGAAAATTGTACAATCGGCTCCTGGTTTAGAAAACAAACTCAGGGATCATAAAACCATACTCGGTCTTTATTATTTTGATAAACCAAACAAACAACTTTCCTTTGAAGAATTTCCAGTGATTTATTCGGGCCGTTCTTCCAATGCTATCTTTCAGGTAAAAACCTGTCCCGATTATAGTTTTATCAATGCCGAGGATCATGACTTTGCCATTTGGAAATGGACAGATCCTAACAAAGAAAATCTGGAATATGTTTTAGAATATGATACAGACCCAATGAGAAAACTCATTTTATGGACTGATTATTTTAGACAAGTCCAGTTAGCAAATATTACCTTTGATGAATTCAAAGACACTGCCATTCGTCTGTACCCAAAAGAATCTGATACAAAAATCAAACGTTGGATTTTATCACGTGTAGCCGGTGATAACGGTTCCACCTACGTCACCAGTCGATTCTGGTTTCCCGAAGAAAAACGAATTCGTGATTTTGATTCCCTACAAAGTTTTCTCTGGGAAGAACTAAACAAAACAAAACCAGGAAGTGACGAACAAAGATATTTATTTGTATCACTGATTGATTCAACTTATTCAAAAGCAGCAAAAAAACGTTTGTACGACTTTTTGGAAAACAAACTCTCCGTGAACGGATTAAAAATCGATCAAGACTTACGATGGAACCTAATCGTAAAACTAAGTTCCTTGGAAACAGACAGGACCCAAATCCAATCCATCATCGATCGTGAGAAAAAAGTAGATCCTTCTAGTCGAGGGGTAAACTCTAGTTTGGCGGCCGAAGGAGCCGAACCGAATCGCACTGTAAAAGACAAATGGATCAAAATCCTTCTCAACCCAAAATCGAGTCAATATTCATCTTCCACGCTTCGAGTGGTTTCTTATTCTTTATTCCCCGAAAGCCAAAAAGACATCCAACTAAGTTTTTTAGATACGTATTTTGATGCCCTCGACAGCTTCAATCGAGGTGAAGACGAAAATTATTTAGATGCCTTTGCTAAAAGTTTGGCTCCTGATTTTTGCACAGACGAAACCCTTCTCATTCTAAAGAAGTTTACTGGAAACCATCCAAAACTTCCTGCACCGGTTAAAAAAACTCTTTTGAAACAAATTGATTCAGAGAAAAAATGCATCCAAATGAAAAACAAACATAAAGAACTGATTAACAACTAA